In Sandaracinaceae bacterium, the following proteins share a genomic window:
- a CDS encoding FAD-dependent oxidoreductase: MAKKQTDVLIIGGGWTGVSAATELAKLGVDFQLLEADPVRLGGRAYSFEYNPNPSSPHKLYWEHGAQYVGQDQTAIWALIQEHCPDQLVDGYALRKPYREQIMLVDGKRYCYDRDKCLFDIGGLPPGIGLFDLLATVLMIDQIQTIERAIDVLEPWNSPKELLALDQLAMDEWLGADWMPPGARSLVSVAVNAVISVEPPQISPFYFFWYSACNDGFLQECNDEEGGPQQYYLRCGVDALVQKVADPIRDKITFGAVVSDITRGDATVTVTTASGDVWEASQVVVAMSPHTVGKLAFTPALPDGYKALCDQPMGRTIKCMLFYSEPWWRSSHTLAYTGYSGASSFPVTWVMDYSPEDGSGVWCLMTFTIGDYVTDLGPNPSKEAVTELVTKNLCFLFDDPRALVDGGLFVGLQLFTWNEYTPFSGGGPNTVFGPNMLTGPAAPAKTLNQALDGNVWFAAAELARKVDPGSVSRYFDPATQKYSDIRHSLGYMDGAINEGRFVANQVAKALGRTYDTRIDATYPSTPPKVSLPGPTTDIPVAKVRDILKSFTTIAFAKAAYQASNPVDPMDLIEQFGTMFGLALAANFKFPDRATMQSVIGAGYRYASSPATDDVTEQLRYYVGILNGLVSVLSAETKAAAAALPPGATAPRGRFAALSRMAAGIDKGIAEGTPDGA; the protein is encoded by the coding sequence ATGGCCAAGAAGCAGACCGACGTGTTGATCATTGGGGGTGGCTGGACGGGCGTGTCGGCGGCGACGGAGCTCGCGAAGCTGGGCGTGGACTTCCAGCTGCTGGAGGCGGACCCGGTGCGTCTCGGCGGCCGTGCGTACTCCTTCGAGTACAACCCCAACCCCAGCAGCCCCCACAAGCTCTATTGGGAGCACGGCGCGCAGTACGTGGGCCAGGATCAGACCGCGATCTGGGCGCTCATCCAGGAGCACTGCCCCGACCAGCTGGTGGACGGGTACGCGCTGCGCAAGCCCTACCGCGAGCAGATCATGCTCGTGGACGGAAAGCGCTACTGCTACGACCGCGACAAGTGCCTGTTCGACATCGGCGGCCTGCCCCCAGGCATCGGCTTGTTCGACCTGCTCGCGACCGTGCTCATGATCGACCAGATCCAGACCATCGAGCGCGCCATCGACGTGCTCGAGCCGTGGAACTCACCGAAGGAGCTGCTGGCCCTCGACCAGCTCGCCATGGACGAGTGGCTGGGCGCCGACTGGATGCCGCCGGGTGCGCGCAGCCTGGTGTCCGTGGCGGTGAACGCGGTCATCTCCGTGGAGCCCCCGCAGATCTCGCCCTTCTATTTCTTTTGGTACTCGGCGTGCAACGACGGCTTCCTGCAAGAGTGCAACGACGAAGAGGGCGGCCCGCAACAGTACTACCTGCGGTGCGGTGTGGACGCGCTCGTGCAGAAGGTGGCGGACCCCATCCGCGACAAGATCACGTTCGGCGCCGTCGTCAGCGACATCACGCGCGGCGATGCCACCGTGACGGTCACCACGGCGAGCGGCGATGTCTGGGAGGCCAGCCAGGTGGTGGTGGCCATGTCTCCGCACACGGTGGGCAAGCTCGCGTTCACGCCCGCGCTCCCGGACGGCTACAAGGCGCTCTGCGACCAGCCCATGGGCCGCACCATCAAGTGCATGCTCTTCTACTCGGAGCCCTGGTGGCGCAGCAGCCACACGCTCGCGTACACGGGCTACTCCGGCGCCTCCAGCTTCCCCGTGACGTGGGTCATGGACTACTCGCCGGAAGACGGGTCTGGCGTGTGGTGCCTGATGACGTTCACCATCGGCGACTACGTGACCGACCTGGGCCCCAACCCGTCGAAGGAGGCCGTGACGGAGCTGGTCACGAAGAACCTGTGCTTCCTGTTCGACGACCCGCGCGCGCTGGTGGACGGCGGGCTGTTCGTGGGGCTCCAGCTCTTCACCTGGAACGAGTACACCCCCTTCTCGGGAGGCGGCCCCAACACCGTGTTCGGGCCCAACATGCTCACAGGACCGGCCGCCCCCGCCAAGACCCTCAACCAGGCGCTGGACGGGAACGTGTGGTTCGCGGCCGCCGAGCTGGCGCGCAAGGTGGACCCGGGCAGCGTGTCCCGCTACTTCGACCCCGCCACACAGAAGTACTCCGACATCCGCCACAGCCTCGGGTACATGGACGGTGCCATCAACGAGGGCCGCTTCGTGGCCAACCAGGTGGCCAAGGCGCTGGGCCGCACCTACGACACGCGCATCGACGCCACCTATCCGTCCACACCCCCAAAGGTGAGCCTGCCCGGGCCCACCACCGACATCCCGGTGGCGAAGGTCCGCGACATCCTCAAGAGCTTCACCACCATCGCCTTCGCGAAGGCGGCCTACCAGGCGTCCAACCCGGTGGACCCCATGGACCTCATCGAGCAGTTCGGCACCATGTTCGGCCTGGCGTTGGCGGCCAACTTCAAGTTCCCGGACCGGGCCACCATGCAGAGCGTGATTGGCGCCGGCTACCGCTACGCGTCGTCTCCCGCCACCGACGACGTGACCGAGCAGCTGCGCTACTACGTGGGCATCTTGAACGGCCTGGTGAGCGTGCTCTCGGCCGAGACCAAGGCTGCCGCGGCCGCTCTGCCCCCGGGCGCCACAGCGCCACGTGGCCGGTTTGCAGCTCTTTCGCGCATGGCTGCGGGCATCGACAAGGGCATCGCGGAGGGCACGCCAGACGGGGCCTGA
- a CDS encoding AAA family ATPase has translation MPSYEGFEIKDVVHRGARSTVLRAVRRADDVPVVLKHPTTDVPSAGTLRRLRYELDVGARLATRSGLPYLGEHRFGTSAAIVMEDLGAVDLERRFGNTRVPLAEWLVLARKIALALADLHALGFAHGDVKPANVLSTVYGRVMLCDFGNSLTLGASRRFASLGGTLAYIPPEQTGRTDRDLDHRADLYSLGATLFQLLVGRLPFEYDDPLALLHAHLARKAPLASSIARGVPAPVDALLDRLLAKDPRDRYQSAEGVAFDLEQITRALDTPGDALDRIVLGTRDVSSALPLEERLVGRDVELLVLSTAFERLVPGTPEFVFVRGPSGIGKTALVRELAPRFASLRAHVSFGKFEGQKRRVPLLAIFEALRSRMRALLSEPEEQLAKYRVRISEAIGANGALLAERVPELRALLPEMQGVPEVSPDEEQARFGQLAQAFLSALSTQSEPLVLFLDDLQWADDASLRWLSALAGSGTAHVLVIGAYRENEVDAAHPLSSTLATIRTRARVSEVSVGPLEEADTLALVSGWLGRRDAAVAKLAAGLHALTHGSPFYLRQLIATLHREGVVHFDSASMRFEWDDAAIEARGYSDNVVEFMVHALTQLPEDTRGLLAVASIVGTRFQLSTVAALASVDVDTVDTGLELPRLRRFVGPDSDDEDGYRFTHDRVQEAAYALMPRDQRTALHLSAARMLMSTELPDARVFEAIRHFDEAQALIEDESERAQWADLALRAARLAKTAGAWETARHHVGMAASLLGPALHTRDFTRFRAITEELAETSYLLGEYAATDAAIDALLTHARTIEDRAAAYVLRPVSLLARNELGGSLSAAKLILRNVGVKLPARAKTGHILRGLAVTKWRLRNATPASMMALPDASSTEMQIALQILTGISGTSFLAEPELYPLITVEGIRLTLQHGVSEGSAECFAGFAAVLVSGLFDVPGGRRVVDLAKALLLGPGRAQRVHRVLAAEAIFVLPWERPLGESVEALFDAQRAANEQGDTQYAAIAGPAGCFHALVAGQELEALEAVLNRQLAASERTRHRYSEGDIRRQLAFVRCLRGTSASPTRMVGPGYDEDADSHEQETAGAKNSASALAWYQGRLALTFGNRERAKERAIRAMLDVGAHQGTQLTPQIWFLHAIAHLRFDELGVSQKALALLRGMERAVPTSFGHLADLVAAERARVKSNANEAARFYELAVRRAQAAGMPQDAALAAELAAEFWRQREVPTVATGYLERARSYYAAWGAGAKVAALDPHFADRLPSETTSTSSGSITTTGSSSRFDLDAVVRASNAIASERTVEGVVRNVLLALIGDAGAERAVLLRAAGSGDLAVIAEATSARGEVVILDVPLDAYPDVPAKIVRYVERSGSPVVLRNAAVTGEFTRDPYVIRRRSRSLVCAPITDKSVLVGIVVLENDLAEASFTAGRLDVITMLAAQAAVSIANAELYQTLEDRVRERTEALEVRNAFIRQIFGRYLSNEVVDSLLERSEGLAFGGQRREVTIVFSDLRGFSTLTDELEPEQVVRLLNNYLSVMTDIIQRHHGTIDEILGDAILCIFGAPLRRADDAERAITCALEMQQAMEQVNAWNRAQGLPEVEMGIGMHTGDAIVGNIGSEKRSKYGVVGTPVNIASRIESFTLGGQVLASGATVAAVRSPLHVTNELTVHPKGSPDPIRLVEISGIDGATPIRIEPVSLPLLPLRAPLTVRCAIVERKSISEQRFEVEIIAASAKGAELRSAVAIPLMTDLMVRFDDASSRVADAFAKVVGPGSGAGTYVVRFTTLSPTGRALLLGGVAP, from the coding sequence ATGCCGAGCTACGAGGGCTTCGAGATCAAGGACGTGGTGCATCGCGGTGCGAGGAGCACCGTGTTGCGCGCGGTTCGGCGTGCCGACGACGTGCCCGTGGTGCTCAAGCACCCCACCACCGACGTGCCCAGCGCAGGCACCCTGCGGCGCCTGCGCTACGAGCTGGACGTGGGGGCGCGGCTCGCCACGCGCTCGGGGCTACCGTACCTGGGTGAGCACCGCTTCGGCACGTCGGCGGCCATCGTCATGGAGGACCTGGGTGCCGTGGATCTCGAGCGCCGCTTCGGGAACACGCGGGTGCCCCTCGCCGAGTGGCTGGTGCTGGCCCGCAAGATCGCGCTGGCCCTGGCCGACCTGCACGCGCTCGGCTTCGCGCACGGTGACGTGAAGCCCGCCAATGTGCTGAGCACCGTGTACGGGCGCGTGATGCTGTGCGACTTCGGCAACTCGCTCACCCTCGGCGCGTCACGGCGCTTCGCGTCCCTGGGCGGCACGCTGGCGTACATCCCTCCGGAGCAAACCGGGCGAACGGACCGCGACCTGGATCACCGGGCCGACCTGTACTCCCTGGGGGCCACGCTGTTCCAGCTCTTGGTTGGGCGCCTGCCCTTCGAGTACGACGACCCGCTCGCGCTGCTGCATGCGCACTTGGCCCGCAAGGCGCCGCTGGCCAGCTCCATCGCGCGGGGTGTCCCCGCGCCGGTGGACGCGCTGCTGGACCGGCTGCTGGCCAAGGACCCGCGCGACCGCTACCAGAGCGCCGAGGGCGTGGCGTTCGACCTCGAGCAGATCACGCGTGCCCTGGACACGCCGGGCGACGCGCTCGACCGCATCGTGTTGGGGACGCGCGACGTCAGCAGCGCCCTGCCGCTCGAGGAGCGTCTGGTGGGCCGCGACGTGGAGCTGCTGGTGCTGTCCACGGCCTTCGAGCGCCTGGTGCCCGGCACGCCGGAGTTCGTGTTCGTGCGTGGGCCCTCGGGCATCGGCAAGACGGCCCTCGTGCGCGAGCTGGCGCCGCGCTTCGCGTCGCTGCGTGCCCACGTGTCGTTCGGCAAGTTCGAGGGGCAGAAGCGCCGCGTGCCGCTGCTGGCCATCTTCGAGGCGCTGCGCTCCCGCATGCGGGCGCTGCTGTCGGAGCCCGAGGAGCAGCTGGCCAAGTACCGGGTGCGCATCAGCGAGGCCATCGGTGCCAACGGCGCGCTGCTGGCGGAGCGCGTTCCGGAGCTGCGCGCGCTCTTGCCCGAGATGCAGGGTGTCCCCGAGGTGTCGCCCGACGAAGAGCAGGCACGCTTCGGCCAGCTGGCGCAGGCGTTCTTGTCGGCCCTGTCCACCCAGAGCGAGCCGCTGGTGCTGTTCCTGGACGACCTGCAGTGGGCCGACGACGCGTCGCTCCGCTGGCTCTCGGCGCTGGCAGGCAGCGGCACCGCGCACGTGCTGGTCATCGGCGCCTATCGCGAGAACGAGGTGGACGCTGCGCATCCGTTGAGCAGCACCCTCGCCACCATTCGCACGCGTGCGCGGGTGTCCGAGGTGAGCGTGGGCCCGCTCGAAGAGGCCGACACGCTCGCTCTGGTGTCCGGCTGGCTGGGGCGGCGCGACGCTGCGGTGGCAAAGCTCGCCGCGGGCCTGCACGCACTCACCCACGGCAGCCCCTTCTACCTGCGGCAGCTCATCGCCACGCTGCACCGCGAGGGCGTCGTCCACTTCGACTCCGCCTCCATGCGCTTCGAATGGGACGACGCCGCCATCGAAGCGCGCGGCTACAGCGACAACGTGGTGGAGTTCATGGTGCACGCGCTCACCCAGCTGCCCGAGGACACGCGCGGGTTGCTCGCGGTGGCGTCCATCGTGGGCACGCGCTTCCAGCTGTCCACCGTGGCTGCGCTCGCCTCCGTGGACGTGGACACCGTGGACACGGGCCTCGAGCTGCCGCGCCTGCGCCGCTTCGTCGGCCCGGACAGCGACGACGAAGACGGCTATCGCTTCACGCACGACCGGGTGCAAGAAGCCGCCTACGCGCTCATGCCGCGCGACCAGCGCACCGCCCTGCACCTCTCGGCGGCGCGCATGCTCATGAGCACCGAGCTGCCGGACGCGCGCGTGTTCGAGGCCATCCGGCACTTCGACGAGGCGCAGGCGCTCATCGAAGACGAAAGCGAGCGGGCGCAGTGGGCCGACCTCGCCCTGCGCGCCGCGCGCCTGGCCAAGACTGCGGGGGCTTGGGAGACCGCGCGCCACCATGTGGGCATGGCCGCGAGTCTGCTCGGGCCCGCCCTCCACACGCGCGACTTCACCCGGTTTCGTGCCATTACCGAAGAGCTCGCCGAGACCAGCTACCTGCTGGGCGAGTACGCCGCCACCGACGCAGCCATCGACGCCCTGCTCACCCACGCGCGCACCATCGAGGATCGCGCGGCGGCCTACGTACTGCGGCCCGTGTCGTTGTTGGCGCGCAACGAGCTGGGCGGGTCGCTGTCGGCCGCCAAGCTCATCCTCCGGAACGTGGGCGTGAAGCTGCCGGCCCGCGCCAAGACGGGGCACATCCTGCGCGGGCTGGCGGTCACCAAGTGGCGTCTGCGCAACGCGACCCCAGCGTCCATGATGGCCCTCCCCGACGCCTCGTCCACCGAGATGCAGATCGCGCTGCAAATCCTCACGGGCATCAGCGGCACCAGCTTCCTCGCCGAGCCAGAACTCTATCCGCTCATCACGGTCGAGGGCATCCGCCTCACGCTTCAGCACGGTGTCTCGGAAGGCTCGGCCGAGTGCTTCGCCGGGTTCGCGGCCGTGCTGGTGTCGGGGCTGTTCGACGTGCCGGGTGGGCGCCGCGTGGTGGACCTCGCCAAGGCGCTACTGCTGGGGCCTGGTCGCGCGCAGCGCGTCCACCGTGTGCTGGCGGCGGAGGCCATCTTCGTGCTCCCGTGGGAGCGTCCCCTCGGTGAGTCGGTGGAGGCGCTCTTCGACGCCCAACGGGCGGCGAACGAGCAGGGTGACACCCAGTACGCCGCCATCGCGGGGCCCGCGGGGTGCTTCCACGCCCTGGTCGCTGGCCAGGAACTGGAGGCGCTCGAGGCCGTGCTCAACCGGCAGCTGGCAGCCTCCGAGCGCACGCGCCACCGCTACAGCGAAGGCGACATCCGCCGCCAGCTGGCCTTCGTGCGCTGCCTGCGCGGCACGAGCGCGAGCCCCACTCGCATGGTGGGTCCGGGCTATGACGAAGACGCCGACTCACACGAGCAAGAGACCGCAGGCGCCAAGAACTCCGCGTCGGCGCTGGCCTGGTATCAGGGCCGGCTGGCGCTGACGTTCGGCAACCGGGAGCGGGCCAAGGAGCGGGCTATCCGCGCCATGCTGGACGTCGGTGCGCACCAGGGCACACAGCTCACGCCGCAGATCTGGTTCCTGCACGCTATCGCGCACCTGCGCTTCGACGAGCTGGGGGTGTCCCAGAAGGCGCTGGCGCTGCTGCGCGGCATGGAGCGCGCGGTGCCCACGTCGTTCGGTCACCTGGCGGATCTCGTGGCCGCCGAGCGCGCACGCGTGAAGAGCAACGCCAACGAGGCCGCGCGCTTCTACGAGCTGGCCGTCAGGCGCGCCCAAGCCGCCGGCATGCCGCAAGACGCCGCCCTGGCCGCCGAGCTCGCTGCCGAGTTTTGGCGGCAGCGTGAGGTGCCCACCGTGGCCACCGGCTACCTCGAGCGCGCGCGCAGCTACTACGCCGCGTGGGGGGCGGGCGCCAAGGTGGCGGCCCTCGACCCGCACTTCGCAGACCGCCTGCCCAGCGAGACCACCAGCACGTCTTCGGGGTCCATCACCACCACGGGCAGCAGCTCGCGCTTCGACCTCGACGCGGTGGTGCGTGCGTCCAACGCCATCGCCTCCGAGCGCACCGTGGAGGGCGTGGTGCGCAACGTGCTGCTGGCGCTCATCGGCGACGCCGGCGCCGAGCGCGCGGTGCTGCTGCGCGCGGCGGGCAGCGGCGACCTGGCGGTCATCGCCGAGGCCACCTCCGCGCGCGGCGAAGTGGTCATCCTGGACGTGCCGCTGGATGCGTATCCGGACGTGCCCGCCAAGATCGTCCGTTATGTGGAGCGCTCGGGCTCACCGGTGGTGCTGCGAAACGCCGCAGTCACAGGCGAATTCACGCGTGACCCGTACGTCATCCGGCGCCGCTCGCGCTCGTTGGTGTGCGCGCCCATCACCGACAAGAGCGTGCTGGTGGGTATCGTGGTGTTGGAGAACGACCTGGCCGAGGCCTCGTTCACCGCGGGGCGCCTGGACGTCATCACCATGCTGGCCGCGCAGGCCGCCGTCTCCATCGCCAACGCCGAGCTGTACCAGACGCTGGAGGACCGCGTGCGCGAGCGTACGGAGGCCCTCGAGGTGCGCAACGCGTTCATCCGGCAGATCTTCGGGCGATACCTGAGCAACGAGGTGGTGGACAGCCTGCTCGAGCGCAGCGAGGGGCTCGCGTTCGGCGGCCAGCGCCGCGAGGTGACCATCGTCTTCTCCGACCTGCGCGGCTTCTCAACGCTCACCGACGAGCTCGAGCCGGAGCAGGTGGTGCGGCTGCTCAACAACTACCTGAGCGTGATGACCGACATCATCCAGCGGCACCACGGCACCATCGACGAGATCCTGGGCGACGCCATCCTGTGCATCTTCGGCGCCCCCCTGCGGCGGGCCGACGACGCCGAGCGCGCCATCACGTGCGCGCTCGAGATGCAGCAGGCCATGGAGCAGGTCAACGCCTGGAACCGCGCACAGGGCCTGCCCGAGGTGGAGATGGGCATCGGCATGCACACGGGCGACGCCATCGTGGGCAACATCGGCTCTGAGAAGCGCTCGAAGTACGGCGTGGTGGGGACCCCGGTCAACATCGCCAGCCGAATCGAGTCGTTCACGCTGGGTGGTCAGGTGCTGGCGTCGGGGGCCACCGTCGCCGCGGTGCGCTCGCCCCTGCACGTGACCAACGAGCTGACGGTGCACCCCAAGGGCTCGCCCGACCCCATCCGGCTCGTGGAGATCAGCGGCATCGACGGTGCCACCCCCATCCGCATCGAGCCGGTGAGCCTGCCGCTGTTGCCCCTGCGCGCGCCCCTGACGGTGCGCTGCGCCATCGTGGAGCGGAAGTCCATCTCGGAGCAGCGCTTCGAGGTGGAGATCATCGCCGCCTCCGCCAAGGGCGCCGAGCTGCGCTCCGCCGTGGCCATCCCGCTCATGACCGACCTCATGGTGCGCTTCGACGACGCGAGTTCGCGCGTGGCCGACGCGTTCGCCAAGGTGGTGGGCCCAGGCAGCGGCGCGGGCACGTACGTGGTCCGCTTCACCACGCTCTCGCCCACGGGGCGCGCGCTGCTGCTGGGGGGCGTGGCGCCGTAG
- a CDS encoding RNA polymerase sigma factor translates to MSHAARPEDRPGTLTAREAVRAALTHDRERYLAIIRGRAGGSLSVCDSEEILHGALERALIRADQVQDPTKAAAWVGRVVRNAVVDELRKRRYLTLPFEELELPQLDDDEAAGPDCLCVLVQADQLKAEYGEILRRVVLDGQALGDAAQSLGLKPNNASVRLHRAKQALRERLVAHCGQNAAKDCGTCQCETGRCGAR, encoded by the coding sequence GTGAGTCACGCCGCCCGTCCCGAGGACCGGCCGGGCACGCTGACGGCGCGTGAAGCCGTGCGTGCGGCGCTCACCCATGACCGGGAGCGCTACCTGGCCATCATTCGCGGACGGGCGGGCGGCAGCCTGAGCGTATGTGACAGCGAGGAGATCCTGCACGGTGCGCTCGAGCGCGCGCTCATCCGTGCCGACCAGGTGCAGGACCCCACCAAGGCTGCGGCTTGGGTGGGGCGCGTGGTGCGCAACGCCGTGGTGGACGAGCTGCGGAAGCGCCGCTACCTGACGCTGCCCTTCGAGGAGCTGGAGCTTCCCCAGCTGGACGATGACGAAGCCGCGGGGCCCGATTGCCTCTGCGTGCTGGTGCAGGCCGACCAGCTCAAGGCGGAGTACGGCGAGATCCTGCGGCGCGTGGTGCTGGACGGGCAGGCGCTGGGGGACGCGGCGCAGTCGCTGGGGCTCAAGCCCAACAACGCGAGCGTGCGCTTGCACCGGGCGAAGCAAGCGCTGCGGGAGCGGCTGGTCGCCCACTGCGGCCAGAACGCGGCCAAGGACTGCGGCACCTGCCAGTGCGAGACAGGGCGCTGCGGGGCGCGCTGA
- a CDS encoding NADH:flavin oxidoreductase/NADH oxidase family protein → MPTDPLAQPLRLPCGHQLPNRLGKSAMSEALGTVDNRVTPKLGTLYERWSQGGLGLCVTGNVMVDRRALGEPHNVALEDDRDLDAFRTWAKQGTSAGTSLFMQLNHPGKQAPKGLNRETVSPSAVPFDPSMSSYFGTPRELTGAEIEDIVLRFGRAAGLAKQAGFSGVQIHGAHGYLVSQFLSPHHNRREDEWGGTPEKRRRFALEVYRAIRAAVGPAFPVSIKLNSADFQRGGFTEEESLATIVALAEAGIDLVEISGGTYEAPAMTGMTEKKASTVAREAYFLDFAEKVRAAVSVPLMVTGGFRSGSAMRAALQGGAMDVVGLARLVAIEPDVAARLLRGEEPRQHVTPITTGIGMVDRMALMEVAWYSRQLRRLGSGHEPKPNESGLVAFLGNVVEGGWKTMTTRMRASS, encoded by the coding sequence ATGCCCACCGACCCCCTCGCCCAGCCCCTTCGGCTGCCTTGCGGCCACCAGCTGCCCAACCGCCTCGGCAAGTCCGCCATGAGCGAGGCGCTGGGCACCGTGGACAACCGCGTCACCCCCAAGCTGGGGACGCTCTACGAGCGCTGGTCCCAGGGGGGCCTCGGGCTCTGCGTCACGGGTAACGTCATGGTAGACCGGCGTGCCCTGGGCGAGCCGCACAACGTGGCCCTCGAGGACGACCGAGACCTCGACGCCTTCCGCACCTGGGCAAAGCAGGGCACGAGCGCCGGCACGTCGCTGTTCATGCAGCTCAACCACCCGGGCAAGCAGGCCCCGAAGGGGCTCAACCGCGAGACGGTGTCCCCCTCGGCGGTGCCCTTCGACCCGTCCATGAGCTCGTACTTCGGCACCCCGCGCGAACTGACGGGCGCCGAAATCGAAGACATCGTTCTGCGCTTCGGCCGCGCCGCGGGTCTCGCCAAGCAGGCGGGCTTCAGCGGCGTGCAGATCCACGGCGCGCACGGCTACCTGGTCAGCCAGTTCCTGTCGCCCCACCACAACCGCCGCGAAGACGAGTGGGGTGGCACGCCCGAGAAGCGCCGCCGCTTCGCGCTCGAGGTGTACCGCGCCATCCGCGCCGCCGTGGGGCCCGCGTTCCCGGTCTCCATCAAGCTCAACTCGGCGGACTTCCAGCGCGGTGGCTTCACCGAAGAGGAGTCGCTCGCCACCATCGTGGCGCTCGCGGAGGCAGGCATCGATCTCGTGGAGATCTCGGGGGGCACCTACGAGGCCCCCGCCATGACCGGCATGACCGAGAAGAAGGCCAGCACCGTGGCCCGCGAGGCCTACTTCCTGGACTTCGCCGAGAAGGTGCGCGCCGCTGTGTCGGTGCCGCTCATGGTCACCGGCGGCTTCCGAAGTGGCTCTGCGATGCGAGCTGCGCTCCAGGGTGGCGCCATGGACGTGGTGGGGCTCGCGCGCCTGGTGGCCATCGAGCCCGACGTGGCCGCGCGTCTCCTCCGTGGCGAAGAGCCCCGACAGCACGTCACGCCCATCACCACCGGCATCGGCATGGTGGACCGCATGGCGCTCATGGAGGTGGCCTGGTACTCGCGCCAGCTGCGCCGCCTGGGCTCGGGGCACGAACCCAAGCCCAACGAGTCGGGCTTGGTGGCGTTCCTGGGCAACGTGGTGGAGGGCGGCTGGAAGACCATGACCACCCGCATGCGCGCCTCCTCCTGA
- a CDS encoding heme-binding protein, whose product MTKLTKRILVGLGTAALAGGTAFQLQRLFTAGPPYETLWEHDELEVRRYGPRIVARTRLEGTDDEAKNQGFRRLAGYIFGGNGGGQRIAMTTPVTTEPTSARIAMTTPVETASTGGEASMAFTMPAEWALADLPRPNDSRVVLEEAPARLVAVFRFRGRPSPAEFEAKQANLLRAVEAAGMQAAGPAYTAQYDPPWVLPVLRRNEVMVPVEALPSP is encoded by the coding sequence ATGACCAAGCTCACGAAGCGCATCCTGGTGGGGCTCGGCACGGCCGCGTTGGCAGGCGGCACAGCGTTTCAGCTGCAGCGGCTGTTCACGGCCGGCCCGCCCTACGAGACTCTCTGGGAACACGACGAACTCGAGGTGCGCCGCTACGGCCCGCGAATCGTGGCCCGCACCCGGCTCGAAGGAACCGACGATGAGGCCAAGAACCAGGGCTTCCGGCGGCTGGCGGGCTACATCTTCGGCGGGAACGGTGGCGGCCAGCGCATCGCCATGACCACCCCCGTCACCACCGAGCCCACATCGGCGCGGATCGCGATGACCACCCCGGTGGAGACGGCCTCGACCGGGGGCGAAGCCTCCATGGCGTTCACGATGCCGGCCGAGTGGGCGCTCGCGGACCTACCGCGCCCGAACGACAGCAGGGTCGTGCTGGAAGAGGCCCCGGCGCGCCTCGTGGCGGTCTTCCGCTTTCGCGGTCGTCCGTCGCCTGCGGAGTTCGAGGCGAAGCAGGCCAACTTGCTCCGCGCGGTCGAAGCTGCGGGCATGCAGGCCGCCGGGCCGGCGTACACGGCCCAGTATGACCCACCGTGGGTGCTCCCGGTCTTGCGGAGGAACGAGGTCATGGTGCCCGTCGAGGCTCTGCCCAGCCCGTAG
- a CDS encoding DNA alkylation repair protein, with product MSTKKRIEALLAELRSLGSEEDRAGMARYGINVDNAFGVSVRELRKVAKRLGKDHDLARGLWATGNHEARLLACFVDDPAAVTAEQVELWAGDFDSWDICDQATTSLFDRTKHAWPKAHEWAVRDAEWVKRGGFALMAGLAVHDEATSDAAFLKLLPLIQRGAWDDRNFVKKAVNWALRNIGKRNLALHVAATECAETILAEANERAGGERGGDRGARAARWVASDALRELRSEKTIARLQHR from the coding sequence ATGAGCACCAAGAAGCGGATAGAGGCCCTCCTCGCCGAGCTGCGTTCCCTCGGTAGCGAAGAAGACCGCGCCGGCATGGCCCGCTACGGCATCAACGTGGACAACGCTTTCGGTGTGTCGGTCCGTGAGCTGCGAAAGGTCGCCAAGCGCCTCGGCAAGGACCACGATCTGGCCCGCGGACTCTGGGCGACTGGCAACCACGAGGCTCGACTGCTGGCCTGCTTCGTGGATGATCCGGCCGCAGTCACCGCCGAGCAAGTTGAGCTGTGGGCGGGCGACTTCGATTCGTGGGACATCTGCGATCAGGCCACCACGAGCCTCTTCGATCGGACCAAGCACGCCTGGCCCAAGGCCCACGAGTGGGCGGTGCGAGATGCCGAGTGGGTGAAGCGCGGTGGCTTCGCCCTGATGGCGGGTCTCGCCGTCCACGACGAGGCCACGAGCGACGCGGCGTTCTTGAAGCTGCTCCCGCTCATCCAACGCGGCGCCTGGGACGATCGCAACTTCGTCAAGAAGGCCGTCAACTGGGCGCTGCGTAACATCGGCAAGCGCAATCTCGCCCTCCATGTGGCGGCCACCGAGTGCGCAGAGACCATTCTCGCCGAGGCGAACGAGCGCGCGGGAGGAGAGCGCGGTGGCGACCGCGGAGCGCGCGCTGCTCGCTGGGTGGCGTCCGACGCGCTCCGTGAACTCCGCTCCGAGAAGACCATCGCGCGGCTCCAGCACCGGTGA